A genome region from Rickettsiales endosymbiont of Stachyamoeba lipophora includes the following:
- a CDS encoding histidine phosphotransferase family protein, translated as MITDFEMGEILQSKFFHDMAGPVGAINNGVEFLGENRSEVQKKAIELMTISAQEAVTRMQYYKFAYGYLPINLEASIDKTIKVVTDYFYKNKIRFNWNGLETSNIKINNKVVKLLLNTIYIAAAAMIYGGEISVKLGFDKATNNLKFEVIGSSASGIKLDRDMISLLVENNTLPINSKNVQFFYFKRFAEIHKIKYATEINDKITFKGELLLDIKQAEIHHRHEYADLI; from the coding sequence ATGATTACTGATTTTGAAATGGGCGAGATTCTTCAATCTAAATTTTTCCACGATATGGCAGGCCCAGTAGGAGCTATTAATAATGGGGTGGAGTTTTTAGGAGAAAACCGTAGCGAAGTACAAAAGAAAGCTATTGAACTAATGACCATTAGTGCTCAAGAAGCTGTCACTCGTATGCAATACTATAAATTTGCTTATGGTTATTTGCCAATTAATTTAGAAGCGAGCATTGATAAAACCATAAAGGTAGTAACAGATTATTTCTATAAAAATAAAATAAGATTTAATTGGAATGGGTTAGAAACTAGTAACATTAAAATTAATAATAAAGTTGTTAAGTTGCTTTTAAATACTATTTATATTGCTGCGGCGGCAATGATTTATGGTGGAGAAATTAGTGTTAAACTAGGATTTGATAAAGCAACTAATAATTTAAAATTCGAAGTAATTGGTAGTTCTGCTTCTGGTATTAAACTTGATAGGGATATGATTTCATTATTAGTGGAAAATAACACTTTACCAATTAATAGTAAGAATGTTCAATTTTTCTATTTCAAGCGTTTTGCAGAAATCCACAAAATTAAATATGCTACCGAAATAAATGATAAAATCACTTTTAAAGGTGAATTGCTACTTGATATCAAACAAGCGGAAATTCATCATAGGCATGAGTATGCTGATTTAATTTAA
- a CDS encoding ankyrin repeat domain-containing protein has product MLAPFLEYLARVLLVLEPTLEDCSTSDLPPLPYIKLTGDFKNITNFLKELTPFLNKIVNHRCFKVLKTLLFKSMDSNGNTLLHYAAATGHLRILQTLLNINNNPEFFENGILIDLSNIFNNSRSTPLHHAAFFSQDTEALKLVIQLSINLNVKDGLGSTPIISAIGSNNLQAINILVDQASIDCSIINNNHYSALDLFKRSHSLALQQIARKLEANRRSL; this is encoded by the coding sequence ATGCTAGCGCCTTTTTTAGAATATCTCGCTCGCGTCTTACTCGTTCTAGAACCTACACTTGAAGATTGCTCAACAAGCGATCTCCCTCCCTTACCTTATATTAAGCTAACCGGAGACTTTAAAAATATTACTAACTTTTTAAAAGAGCTTACTCCATTCCTAAACAAAATTGTAAATCATAGATGTTTTAAAGTTTTAAAAACTTTACTTTTTAAAAGCATGGATAGCAATGGTAATACACTTTTACACTATGCAGCAGCTACCGGCCACTTAAGGATCTTACAAACTTTATTAAACATTAATAATAATCCTGAATTTTTTGAAAATGGAATCTTAATTGATTTATCAAATATTTTTAATAACTCTAGAAGTACCCCTCTACATCATGCAGCTTTTTTTAGTCAAGATACAGAAGCTTTGAAATTAGTAATTCAACTTAGCATTAATTTAAATGTAAAAGATGGTTTGGGTAGTACCCCTATTATTTCTGCGATCGGTAGTAACAATCTTCAAGCGATTAATATACTGGTAGACCAAGCCAGTATTGATTGCAGTATTATCAATAATAACCATTATTCTGCACTTGATTTATTTAAACGCAGTCATAGCTTAGCACTTCAGCAAATTGCTCGTAAACTAGAAGCAAACAGGCGATCTTTATAA
- a CDS encoding IS3 family transposase encodes MHSCVKGRYGSPRIRAALKERGERVSRKRVSRLMRENQLFSKVKRKYKTTIDSGHNLSIAPNLLKQNFTTDAPNRIWVADITYIWSGEGWPVSDRISRYLVINAFLKAYWARKPKPGLIHHSDRGSQYASKDFQKLLANAQAKCSISGKGNCYDNAVARSFFNSLETEAIKGQFFKTKQEAKDAIFEYIEAFYNTVRMHSTLNYCSPANFEQYFTTKVS; translated from the coding sequence ATCCATAGTTGTGTAAAAGGCCGCTATGGTAGCCCTAGGATTCGTGCTGCACTAAAAGAGCGGGGTGAAAGAGTCAGTCGCAAAAGAGTAAGTAGGTTAATGAGGGAGAATCAGCTTTTTTCTAAAGTAAAACGTAAGTACAAAACCACTATTGATTCCGGTCATAATCTATCTATAGCGCCAAATCTACTTAAACAAAACTTTACGACCGACGCCCCTAACCGAATATGGGTAGCAGATATAACTTATATTTGGAGCGGTGAGGGTTGGCCAGTTAGTGATCGTATTTCCAGATATTTGGTCATTAATGCTTTTTTAAAAGCTTATTGGGCAAGAAAACCAAAACCAGGCTTAATTCATCATTCTGATAGAGGAAGTCAGTATGCCTCAAAAGATTTTCAAAAGTTGCTAGCAAATGCTCAAGCTAAATGTAGCATATCCGGCAAGGGTAACTGCTATGATAATGCTGTGGCTAGAAGCTTCTTTAATAGCTTGGAAACCGAGGCTATCAAGGGACAATTTTTTAAAACTAAACAGGAGGCTAAAGATGCAATATTCGAATATATAGAAGCTTTTTATAATACAGTGCGTATGCATTCAACATTAAACTATTGCTCTCCAGCTAATTTTGAGCAATATTTTACTACAAAGGTTTCTTAA
- a CDS encoding GNAT family N-acetyltransferase, giving the protein MTEIETKIKEFIKNIFQENIKNDERFLFKAKVENSGRIAYIRPFEDEDLEFITDLYGQQYVISNVVSKPDPKKSFKDWCKEDRVMHGINKFEKYGLSSYIVENEQRKTIGIAGLTFVPLATNSGEIILAVHYAFSEAVKGQGYPFAVMRELVKVAFEGLHDILGDKAEVIARVLPENIPSQLLLCKLGFEPIKKSPVPAKSPEEKEIFYRLTYQRYQEVKGSLSLEVVVNPVNNSPLHPLATGYKPEKRSNTPAASYVSALKKDNGQQGSAKSF; this is encoded by the coding sequence ATGACAGAAATAGAAACAAAAATAAAAGAATTTATAAAAAATATCTTTCAAGAAAATATCAAAAATGATGAACGATTTTTATTCAAAGCCAAGGTGGAAAATAGCGGAAGAATAGCTTACATTAGACCTTTTGAGGATGAAGATTTGGAATTTATAACAGATCTTTATGGGCAACAATATGTTATAAGTAATGTAGTTTCCAAACCTGATCCCAAAAAATCTTTTAAGGACTGGTGTAAAGAAGATAGGGTTATGCATGGTATAAATAAATTTGAAAAATACGGTCTTTCAAGTTATATAGTAGAAAATGAACAAAGAAAAACAATTGGTATAGCAGGATTAACTTTTGTCCCTCTAGCTACAAATAGTGGAGAAATAATCTTAGCTGTTCATTATGCATTTTCTGAAGCAGTAAAAGGACAGGGTTATCCATTTGCTGTAATGAGAGAGTTAGTGAAAGTAGCCTTCGAAGGTTTACACGATATTCTAGGTGATAAGGCAGAGGTGATAGCTCGCGTGCTACCAGAAAATATACCATCACAGCTACTATTATGTAAGTTGGGCTTTGAACCTATAAAAAAAAGCCCTGTTCCCGCAAAAAGTCCTGAAGAAAAAGAAATTTTTTATAGATTAACTTATCAAAGATATCAAGAGGTTAAAGGATCATTATCATTAGAAGTAGTAGTAAATCCAGTAAATAATAGCCCCTTGCACCCACTAGCAACAGGATATAAACCTGAGAAACGCTCTAATACTCCTGCAGCTAGCTATGTGAGCGCCCTAAAAAAGGATAATGGCCAACAAGGTAGCGCTAAATCATTTTAG
- a CDS encoding IS3 family transposase — protein MAINEYIEAFYNTVRMHSTLNYCSPANFVHTT, from the coding sequence ATCGCTATAAATGAATATATAGAAGCTTTTTATAATACAGTGCGTATGCATTCAACATTAAACTATTGCTCTCCAGCTAATTTTGTTCACACAACCTAG